In Bradyrhizobium symbiodeficiens, the genomic stretch TTCAAGGCGGACAATCTCAGTCTCGATCAGCGGCTCCAGATCACGTCGCTGACCTTCCTGTTCACCGATCTGAAGGGCTCGACCGCGCTCTACGAGCGCGTCGGCGACCTCGCCGCGTTCGATCTCGTGCGTGCGCATTTCCATGCGCTGCTCGAGATCATTTCCTCCGAGAAGGGCGCGGTGGTGAAGACCATCGGCGATGCCGTGATGGCGACCTTCGTCCGGCCCGAGCACGCCATCGTCGCGGGCCTGCGGATGCGATCGGCGATGGACGAGCTCAACAAGCGGCGCGGCACCGACGATCTCATCGTCAAGATCGGCATCCATGAAGGCCCCTGCCTCGCGGTGATGCTCAACGAGCGGCAGGATTATTTCGGCCAGACCGTCAACATCGCCGCCCGCGTGCAGAGCCTGTCGACCGCGCAGGAGATCCACATCACCGGCCCGGTGCTCGATGCGCCGGCCGTGGCGGAAGTGCTGAAGCAGCGCGAGATCAGGCCGATCCAGAAGCAGGCCGCATTGCGCGGCATCGCCGACAAGATGGTGGTGTACGAGATTCCTTGAGGGATGGTCGATGGCGGCTCCAAGCCGCCCTGGAATAGGCCAGCCATGACGGTGAATGAGGCACCGAGATTGCGGAAACGTAATGCAGCGCGCGGAACTGACGCACGTTGCGCCGGTTGAGTTTCCTGCTCATATAATGCTGGTAGCGGCCGCGCTTCGCGGCTGTATCAATTTCGGTAGGACCTTATGCTCGACGGCCTGCGCCAATTCATCGCCGACATTGTCGCCCCCCACGACCAGAACCGCACCTTCGGTGACAGCGATTATCGGTTGGCTGCCACCGCGCTGCTGGTCCACGTGGTCTCGCTGGACGGCCAGCCGAGCGCGGGTGAGCAGCGCAAGCTGCACAGCCTGATCGAAAGCCATTTTGGGCTCGATCGCGGCACTGCGGATCGCCTGATTGCGGACGCCACCCAGGTCGAGGGCGAGGCGGTGGACCTCTATCACTTCACCAGTGTCATCATGCGCTCGCTCGACGAAGAGGGCCGCAAGCGCATCGTCCGGATGATGTGGGAGCTGGTCTATGCCGACGGCCAGGTCTCCGAATTTGAAGACAACGTCGTCTGGCGCGCCTCCGACCTGCTCGGAATCTCCCAGCGCGACCGGATCGACCTGAAGCATGCGGTGGCTGAGCGCGCCGCTGGTCAGGTGAAGGACAGCGCCGTCGGCGGCTGATCCGCGCAAACCGCCGGATGGCCGGTTGTACTGACCACATGGCGAAACTTTAATGTAGGTGCCGCCCGTCCGGCTCCGGATTCATCCGTAAATACCCGGTTTCCTGCTCCCCCTGTCGCCCGCTCAAGCGGCCATGCGGCCGACGCCGCTTGCCTGTCGCGCACGGCTTGTGCTCTCGTTCCGCCATTGCGGGGCCAGGAACTTGCGGGGCCAAGAACTTCAATTCGAGAGACTTCTATCGTGACCGAGCGGGTAACGTTGATCACCGGTGCTTCGGCGGGCATAGGTGCGGAGCTGGCGCGCGTGTTTGCCGCCAATGGACATCGCCTCGCATTGACGGCGCGGCGCGCGGATCGATTGGAGGCGCTCGCGAACGAGCTCGCCGCCAAGGGCGGCAGGAAGCCGATCGTGATTGCCTGCGATCTCGAGAACCCCGGCGCCGGTGAGACGATCGCGGCGGCGCTGGCCGCCGAAGGCGTCGAGCTCGATCACCTCGTCAACAATGCCGGCTTCGGTGTGTTCGGCGATGCCATCGAGCGCGATCGAGACGAGCAGGTCGGGATTGTCGACGTCAACGTGCGGGCTCTGACGGATTTGTCGCTGCGCTTCGCCGATCAGCTCATCAGGAACAAGGGCGGTCTTCTCAATGTCGGCTCGGTCGCAGGCTTCCTGCCCGGTCCCGGCATGGCCGTCTATTATGCGTCCAAGGCCTACGTGATTTCCTTCACCGAAGCGCTCCGGGCCGAGCTCGCGCCGCGCGGCGTTCGCGTCACCGTGCTTTGCCCGGGTCCCGTGCCCACCGAATTCCAGGCGCGTGCCGGCGTCGGCTCCGGACATGATACGGCGCTTCTCAATGTTTCGGCCGCCGAGGTTGCACGGGAGGCCTATCGTGGCCTGATGGCCAACAAACGGGCAGTGCTGCCCGGTTTCGGCATCAAGATTGTGCCCTTTGCGCTGCGCTTCTTCCCGCGGGGCTTCATCCTGGCTGCCACCAGTCGGTTCCAGAGGCAGAGGCATTAGGTCTCGAAGCGCCCGTATTGGCCCGGAGCTTGCTTCGGTTTTGATGTGTGCGCGAACTCACACGAAATTAACGATCGCTTAGTTATGCTGGCGGTCTGAACTGATAGCACTCGCAGAGGCCATGTCGTTTCGGACGAACAGGTTTGTTGGCGCAGAATTGGTGCCCTTCCCGAGAAGGACGCCAGGCGCCGCCACCTCTGAAACCCTATTGCCGGTTCTGATTATCCTGCACCAGGAATCCTCGACGCCGGGCCGTGTCGGCAACGCGCTCCGTGCACTCGGCCATCGCCTCGATATCCGCCGTCCGCGCTTCGGCGATCCCCTGCCCGAGACGCTCGACCGGCATGCCGGCGCCGTGATCTTCGGCGGGCCGATGAGCGCCAACGATCCCGATGACTACATCCGCCGCGAGATCGACTGGATCGAAATTCCGCTCCGCGAGCAGCGGCCGTTTCTCGGCATATGCCTTGGGGCTCAGATGCTGGCGATGCAGCTCGGTGCGCGCGTCGCCCCGCATGCCGACGCCCTGACCCAGATCGGCTACTACCCGATCCGGCCCACAGCCGCGGGCCACGCGCTCTGCCCGGCCTGGCCGGCCCAAGTCTATCACTGGCATCGCGAGGGCTTCGAGCTGCCGGTCGGCACGGAGCTGCTGGCAGAAGGCGACGATTTCCCGGTACAGGCATTCCGTGCCGGCAATGCCTTCGGCGTTCAGTTTCATCCCGACGTGACCTACGCGATGATGCATCGCTGGACCACGCGCGGCTATGACGGCTTCAGCGCGCCCGGTGCGCGGCAGCGGCATCATCACTTCGCCGATCGTGCCGTGTACGACGCCGCAGAGCGCGCCTGGCTCGACCATTTCATGAATGGCTGGCTGGCACGCCGTGCGGTGCTGGCGCAGGCCGCCGAGTAATTCCGCCTTCGCGCGGGTCTTTGGCGCAAGCCCTTGCCTCTTCTCTGGATATGCTAGGCTCTCTGCCAACGAGCGCGCACCAATGCGTGCCGGAAGACAAAGGGAGAGCGTCATGGCCTACGAGCACATTCTTTATGAGGTGAGCGACAAGATCGCGACCATCACGCTCAATCGCCCCGACCGCATGAATGCGTGGACGCCGACAATGGAGCGCGACGTACGCCACGCGATGGAAGCCTCGAGCGCCGACGACAATGTCCGCGTCATCATCCTCACCGGCGCGGGCCGCGCCTTCTGTGCCGGCGCCGACATGGACGCGCTGAAGGGGCTCGACCCCGATGACGTCAGGCGCGCAACGAATCTGCCTCCGTTCGACATGAACCGGCGTCCGGACTGGCAGACGCGCTACGGTTTCTATCCGTCGATCAAGAAGCCTGTGATCGCCATGCTCAATGGCGCCACGGCCGGCATCGGCCTCGTGCACGCGCTTTATTGCGACCTGCGCTTTGCCGCCGACAACACCGTGTTCACGACCGCCTTCGCGCGGCGCGGCCTGATTGCCGAGCACGGCATCAGCTGGATGCTGCCGCGCATCGTCGGCCACGCCAACGCGATGGATCTGCTGCTATCGGCAAGGCGCGTGCCGAGCGACGAGGCGTTGCGGATCGGCCTGGTGAACCGGCTCTGCTCGCCCGAAAAACTCCGCGAGGAGACCTATGCCTATGCGCGCGACCTCGCCGATTTCGTCTCGCCGAGCGCAATGGGCGTAATCAAGCGCCAGCTCTACGAGGTGCCGTTCCAGACGCTGGCGGAGGCAACGATCGAGGCAAACCGGGAGATGATGGTGGCGCTGGCTGGTAGCGATTTCCGGGAGGGGGTTGCGAGCTTCATGGAGAAGCGGCCGCCGCGGTTTACGGGGAGGTAGGGGGCTGTCTGGAAAAGTCGGGCTTTGCCGGACACCACGCTTCACCCTTCGGGCTCCTCGTGGGTGCGCCACGCGTAGCCCGAAGGGCGAAGCGTGGTGGAGCCAGGCGGGATCGAACCGCCGACCTCGTCATTGCGAACGACGCGCTCTCCCAGCTGAGCTATGGCCCCGTTTGCTGGCCACTCTGGTGAATGCGGCCGACAACCGGGCGCCATTTAAGTCCCCGCCAAGGTCAAGTCAAGGACGGGTGTAAGGCGGTTTTAGCCATTCGGGGCACCGACTTCCCTTGTTTGGGCGGGGGGGAACCGATATCTAGCAAAAGGCGTCAATCCGACCGCAGCCAGAGTTCGATAGTCAGAGTCTTCAAAAGCCAGAGTCTTTCAAATCATGCGTGCCGTTCTCGACATCGTCATCATCGTGCTCGACCTCTACGTCTGGCTGCTGATCGCCTCCGCGATCCTGTCCTGGCTGATCGCCTTCAACGTCGTGAACACGCGCAACCAGTTCGTGTCGGCGGTGGCGGAGTTCTTGTACCGGATCACCGAGCCGGTGCTGGCGCCGATTCGCAATTTCCTGCCCAGTCTCGGCGGTCTCGACATCTCGCCGATCATCCTGATCCTGCTCATCATGTTCATCGAGCGGGTGATCCTGTACTACATCTACCCGAACGTGGTCTGAGCGGGCTGGAGCCCTTGGTTGCCAACGAAGCTTGTAAGGAACCCTGGCGTTATTCGGCCGCAGGCATCAGCATCGCGTTGCGGGTGACGCCGCGCGGCGGCCGCGACGGCATCGACGGGATCGAACAGCTCTCCGACGGCCGCAGCGTGCTCAAGGTGCGGGTGCGCGCCATCGCCGATGGTGGCGAGGCCAACAAGGCCGTCTTGGTCCTGCTGGCGAAATCGCTGGGCGTCCCCAAGGCCGGCGTAAAGCTCCTGTCCGGCGCCACCTCGCGGCTGAAGCAGATCGCGGTCGACGGCGATCCGACACGGCTCGGTGAAGCCCTGCGCCAGCTGGTCTCGGGCCAAGCGAAAGACTGAGGGAACTGACATGACCGCTGAGATCATCGATGGAAAAGTCATCGCCGCGGAACTTCGGGCCCGCGTTGCTGAGGAGGTCGCCCGCGTCAAGCGCGAGCACAATTTGGTGCCCGGCCTGGCGGTCGTGCTGGTCGGCAGCGACCCCGCCAGCGAGGTTTATGTCCGCTCCAAGCACACCCAGACCCAGGCCGCCGGCATGGCCTCGTTCGAGCACAAGCTGCCGGCCGACGTCTCGCAGGCAGATCTCCTGGCGCTGGTCGCAAAGCTCAACCGCGATCCGGCCGTGCACGGCATTCTGGTGCAACTGCCGCTGCCGAAGGGGCTTAACACCGAAGCCGTCGTCAACGCCATCGACCCCGCCAAGGACGTCGATGGGCTGCATCCGAACAATGCCGGCAGGCTCGCCGGCGGTTTCGAGGCACTGTCGCCCTGCACGCCGCTCGGCTGCATCATCCTGACCAAGAGCGTGCACGCCTCGCTGGAAGGCATGAACGCCATCGTCATCGGCCGCTCCAACCTGGTCGGCCGCCCGTTGGTGCAATTGCTGCTGAACGAGAACGCCACGGTGACGATCGCGCATTCGCGATCGCGCGACCTGCCCGGCCTCGTGAAGCAGGCCGATCTCGTCTATGCCGCGGTCGGCAGGCCCGAGATGGTGCGCGGTGATTGGCTGAAGCCGGGCGCGACCGTGATCGACGTCGGCATCAACCGGATACCCAAAGAAGACGGCAAGACGCGCCTCGTCGGCGACGTCGCCTATCAGGAAGCACTTGGGGTTGCCGGCGCGATCACGCCGGTGCCGGGCGGCGTCGGTCAGATGACGGTGGCGTGCCTGCTGGTCAATACGCTGCGTGCGGCCTGCGCGATTGCCGAGCTACCGAAGCCGGCGGTGTAGCTGAACTCTCGTGCCCCGGACGCAGCGCAGCGCTTCTTCAGCGGTGCGCTGCTGAGCCGGCGCCCAGAGGCTCAGCCCTTCTTCTTCTTCTCGCGATCCATGCCTTCGAGGATCAGCTTGTGCGCGTCCTCCGGGCCGCCCCAGCGCAGGATCTTCACCCATTTGCCCTTCTCGAGATCCTTGTAGTGCTCGAAGAAGTGCTGGATCTGCTGCAGCGTGATGTCGGGCAGGTCGGAATACGACTTCACCTTGTCGTAGCGCTGCGTCAGCTTCGACGACGGCACCGCCAGAATCTTCTCGTCGCCGCCGGCTTCGTCTTCCATGAACAACACGCCGACCGGGCGCACGCTCATGACGGCGCCGGGAATGATGGCGCGGGTGTTGATGATCAGGACGTCGCAGGGGTCGCCGTCATCCGACAAAGTATGCGGGATGAAACCGTAGTTACCGGGGTAACGCATTGGCGTGTAGAGGAAACGGTCGACCACCAGCGTGCCGGCTTCCTTGTCCATCTCGTACTTGATCGGTTCGCCGCCCACGGGGACTTCGATGAGGACGTTGACTTCGTGTGGTACGTTTTTCCCGATCGAGATCGCATCGATACGCATTGAAGGCTCCGTTGTTGCCGAGGGTAAATCGCGCCCGGCAGCGATTTTGGCGCTGTCATACGCGGGCTTGGCCCGCTGATCCATCGTGTTCTTGTGAAATAATGAATCCGGAGATCACCGGCTCAAAGGCAACGGTATCGACGGACGGGAAACGCTGCCGGATAAGCTTTCAGCAGCTCAATTGGTCCAGGCGAAGGCAACCTTGTCGAGCGACTTCGGCCCGAATCGCTCCGAGGAGCGTGCCACCATACGGCCCCCAGCGCCCGGTAGAACTCGGTCGCAGGGTCGTTGTCCGAGAGCGCCCACACCACCATGCTCTTCAGCCCGCTCTGCATCAGGTCGCGGCGGGCAGAGGCGAACAGGCGGCGGCCGAAACCAAGGCCCTGGAATTCGGGGCGCAGGTAAAGCTCGTAGATCTCGCCGTCGAAATGCAGGCTGCGGGCGCGGTTGCGGCCGTAATTGGCGTAGCCTGCGATCTTGTCGCCGAACACCAGCACGCTGACGCGGCTACCCTTGCGGATCGCACTGTCCCACCATTGCGGGCCGCGGCGGTTGATGAGCTTTTCCAGCTCGGCGCCGGGAATAATGCCCTGATAGGCCGAGCGCCAGGCTTCGTCATGAGTTGACGCCACCGCAGTTGCATCTGCAGCTTTGGCCGGCCGGACCTCGATCAGGGTTGTGCTCATGGGCGCAATCAAACCAAGTCGCCGCGCCGGCGGCAAGACCTATCGTTAATTATCGGTTAACGTGTGGATTTTGTGCATCAGTTCCTAACCATGTTGTATCGAAAAAAGACAAGACGCCGACTCGAATGGCACCGGCGTGCCACGCGTCGGTGCAAAACTCCCTCTGCGGCAACGAATGAGCGGCAATGGCAACGCAGAAAGTCTGCCGATACTGATTCGTTCCGACTAGTCTGATTGTCGCTGTTCTCGCCTCCGGCCATTCATGCGGCTTCTCAACATCATCCTAGCGCTCCTGGCTCTGCTGGCCTTGTCGACTGCGCCTCTGTGCGCCCAGGTCACGTTTGGCCCATCGGGCGAGGAGGGCGAACCGTTTCGCCGACAAACGTGGCTCGTGCCGTCGCCGGATACCGATATTGCTGCGCGTGCCCTGCTGTTTCGCCCCACTGGTGCAGGTCCGTTCCGGCTTGCGGTCGTCGCGCACGCCTCGACGCAGAATACCTTGCGTCGAGCGCAAATGCCGCAGCCGGAATACCGTCCGCTCGCCGCCTTTCTCGTCGCGCGCGGTTTTGCCGTGCTGGTGCCGGAGCGGCTCGGCCATGGTGCGACCGGCGGCCGCTATGTCGAGGACCAGGGCGGCTGTGATGAGGCGGACTATGCGCGTTCGGGCCGTGCAACGGCCGAGGAAGTCCGGCTCGCGCTGGAGTTCTTGCGAAAGCAGGATTTCATTCGCAAGGATGCCGCGATCGTGCTCGGCCATTCCGCCGGCGGCTGGGGTGCGCTGGCGCTCGCCAATGTCGATCCGAAGGCGATCTCGGCCATCATCGCGTTTGCGCCGGGGCGTGGCGGCCACGCCAACGACGAGCCGAACCGGATCTGCGCGAAGCACACGCTTCTTGCGGCCGCGACCGAGTTTGGCAAGGGCGCGCGGATTCCCGTCACGTGGCTCGTTGCGACCAATGACAGCTATTTTGCGCCGGCATTCTCGAGAGCGCTGGCCGATGCGTTTCGTGGCAGCGGCGGCAAGGTCGACTTCCACACTTTGCCGGCCGTCGGCAGCGAGGGGCATTGGATGATCGAGAGTGAGGCCGGCGTCGACGCAGCGAGGACCGAACTCGATCGCGTGCTGAACCAGCCTGTGGCGCCTGTGAAGCGACAGGACAACCGCTGATGAGCAAGTGGCCCGATGATGACGTGATCCTGTATGACGGCGTCTGCATCTTCTGCTCGCGCTGGGTGCGGTTCGTCGCTGCGCGCGATACGGCGAAGCGGTTTCGTTTCACGCCGGTCCAGTCGGAGTATGGAGCCCGGCTCGCGCGGACATTTGAGATTGATCCGGAGGACCCCGACACCAACGCCGTTCTTCATGGCGGCGAGGTGTTCATGAAGTCGGACGCCGCGCTGACGGTGCTGTCGCAGCTGCGTGGCTGGAACTGGGTGCGCGCGCTATTCGCGGTGCCGAAACCGCTGCGCGATTTTGTCTATAGCCTTGTCGCGCACAACCGCTATCGCATCTTCGGGAAGTATGACGCGTGCTTCGTCCCGATGCGGAGTTGCAGGCGCGAGTGCTTGAATAGTGCCTCCTTGTCACCGTGAAGAGCGAAGCGACGAAGCAATCCAGAATCTTTCCGCCGCGACAGCCCGGATCGCTTCGCTGCGCTCGCAATGACGGCGCTTGTGGCTACGGCCTGAGCAAAGCCGCCAGTACTTCCTTCGCCGCCCGTTCCCCGCTGTCCCGCGCTCCATGCGCCGTCGTGAAGAAATTCGGCGACGTCGCTTCTCCGGCGAAGAACAGCCGGCAATCCACCGGCGCGGCCAGCGCGGCGCGATCTCCCGCATGGCCCGGCAGCGCATGCGAATAGGCACCGCGCGCAAAGGGGTCGTGGCCCCAGCGCGACTCTGCGAGCGGCTTCAGCTTGCGGCGGATGTCGTTGCCCAGATAGTCCGCGATTTCATCGATACTTTGCGCGGCGAAGGCGCCCTCGCCGGCGCCCTCCAGGTCGCGCGCAAAGGTGCCGCCGAAAAAGCCGTCGATGCAGGGCTGGCCGAACGGGCGGATATGGTAGGTGCCCATTGCGGTGCGCATGGTCGCGCCGCGCAGATTGCCTTCCCTTGGAAAGGCTTCTGCGTCCTCCAGCGCCAGCACCACCTTGTCGTCGACGCCGAGCGGCAGGCCAGCCGCAGCATCGACCTTGGCCGGCAACGGCGGCGAGAAGCGGATGGCTTCGTCCGCGATCAGGTTGGTCGGCACCGTGACGATCACCTTGTCCGCAGTGAGCGTGCCCGACGACGTCTCGATCCGAATTCGCCTGCCGGAATGGTCGATCAGAGAAACGTTGCAGTTCAGCACCACCGGGCAGGAGGCGCCATAGGCAGCGATCAGCGCACCATACCCGGCCCGGACGCGCCAATTGAAATAGGTGTCCTCGTAGGCGTCCATGTCGAGGATCGAGACCCGATCGAGCTCACAGCCATTCACATAGGTCGAGACGGCATTGATCATCGGGTTCCAGCGATTGCCCGGCTCGAGATATCGCTCGGCCGGCGCATCCGCGCCCGCTTCCGCAGCCTCGCTGACGCGGTCGTAGAACGCGTCAATCTCGCGCGCGAACTCGTCGCGCTCTCGTTCCGGAAACACCTCGCCAAAGGCACGATCGCGCCAAGGTGGCAGGTCGGTGTTGAGCGCGAAATTCAAGCGCTTGGCGATGGCGACGAAAGAGTTCCTGTCGGCCGAGTGAAGCCAGCCGCAGCCGACATCGAAGATGACCTCGGGCGAGGCCTGCACGGTCCACGCGCGGCCACCGAGCCTGTTACGCGCCTCCAGCACGATCACAGAGAGGCCCGAGCCCTGCAACGCGTGCACGGCGCCGAGGCCGGCGGCACCGGCACCGATGATCGCGACGTCGACTGAGGAAGGGAGGGAACTCATGGGTGAGCTATAGCACGTCTGTAATGCGCGCTAACGACAGCACAGAAATGTCATTGCTCGTGCGGCGCGCCCGCGCACGAGAGCGGGTGATCCGGCATTTCAGAAAGCGGATTTGCGAGGTGGGCAAAGGCGCTCTGCACCGTGCCCACCACTGTCGATCAAAACTTCAAGTGGTGGGCACGCTTGCGCTTTGCCCACCCTAAGGCGCTACGTCCGGGGCACGAGAGCGCTGGTCTTACGCCACCGCTTCCTTGGACTTTTCGGCGCGCTTGCGCTCGTTCGGGTCGAGGTGCTTCTTGCGCAGGCGGATCGACTTCGGCGTGACCTCGACGAGCTCGTCGTCCTCGATATAAGCGAGCGCCTTTTCCAGCGTCATGCGGATCGGCGGGGTCAGGCGCACCGCCTCGTCCTTCGACGTCGTGCGGATGTTGGTGAGCTGCTTGCCCTTGAGCACGTTGATCTCGAGGTCGTTGTCGCGGGTGTGCTCGCCGACGATCATGCCCTTATAGACCTTCCAGCCCGGCTCGATCATCATCGGGCCGCGGTCTTCCAGCTTGAACATGGCGTAGGCCACCGCTTCGCCCTGGTCGTTGGAGATCAGCACGCCGTTGCGGCGGCCCTGGATCTCGCCCTTGTACGGCGCGTAGCCGTGGAACAGGCGGTTCATGATCGCGGTGCCGCGGGTGTCGGTGAGCAGTTCGCCCTGGTAGCCGATCAGGCCGCGGGTCGGCGCGTAGAACACCAGGCGGAGGCGGTTGCCGCCGGACGGCTTCATCTCGACCAGCTCGGACTTGCGCTCGCTCATCTTCTGCACGACGACGCCGGAATGCTCCTCGTCGACGTCGATCACGACTTCCTCGATCGGCTCCATGGTGGCGCCGGTGGCTTCGTCTTTCTGGAACACGACGCGCGGACGCGACACCGAGAGCTCGAAGCCTTCGCGGCGCATGGTCTCGATCAGGATCGCGAGCTGCAATTCGCCGCGGCCCGAGACTTCCATCGCGTCCTTGTCGGAAGCTTCGACGACGCGCAGCGCGACGTTGCCTTCGGCTTCACGCAACAGACGGTCGCGGATCATGCGGCTCGTCACCTTGTCGCCTTCGGTGCCGGCGAGCGGCGAGTTGTTGACGATGAACGACATCGACACGGTCGGCGGATCGATCGGCTGCGCCGGCAGCGGCACCTCGACGGTCGGATCACAGAACGTGTCGGCGACGGTGCCCTTGGTGAGGCCCGCGATGGCAACGATGTCGCCGGCTTCGGCCTCATCGAGCGGCGTGCGCTCGAGACCGCGGAAGGCCAGGATCTTGGTGATGCGCCCGGTCTCGACCAGCTTGCCCTCGGCGTTGAGTACCTTGACCTGCTGGTTCGGCTTGAGCACGCCGGAGGAGATGCGGCCGGTGATGATACGGCCGAGATAGGGATTGGCTTCGAGAATGGTGCCGATCATGCGGAACGGACCCTCTTCCACCGTCGGCGGGGCGACGTGGCGCAGGATCAGGTCGAACAGCGGCTCCATGCCCTTGTCGTTCGGACCCTCCGGGCTGTCGGCCATCCAGCCCTGCTTGGCCGACCCGTAGAGGATCGGGAAGTCGAGCTGCTCCTCGCTGGCGTCGAGCGCCGCGAACAGGTCGAACACCTCGTTGATGACTTCGGTCGGGCGTGCGTCGGGGCGGTCGACCTTGTTGATGACGACGATCGGCTTGAGGCCGACCTTGAGCGCCTTGGAGACCACGAACTTGGTCTGCGGCAGCGGGCCTTCCGCGGCATCCACCAGCACCAGGGCGCCATCCACCATGTTCAGGATGCGCTCGACCTCGCCGCCGAAATCGGCGTGGCCGGGCGTGTCGACGATGTTGATGCGGGTGTCCTTCCACTGCACCGAGGCCGCCTTGGCCAGGATGGTGATGCCGCGCTCGCGCTCCAGATCGTTGGAGTCCATGGCACGGTCGGTCACCTTCTGGTTCTCGCGGAACGTGCCGGACTGCTGGAGGAGTTTGTCGACGAGGGTCGTCTTGCCGTGGTCGACGTGAGCGATGATGGC encodes the following:
- a CDS encoding TerB family tellurite resistance protein → MLDGLRQFIADIVAPHDQNRTFGDSDYRLAATALLVHVVSLDGQPSAGEQRKLHSLIESHFGLDRGTADRLIADATQVEGEAVDLYHFTSVIMRSLDEEGRKRIVRMMWELVYADGQVSEFEDNVVWRASDLLGISQRDRIDLKHAVAERAAGQVKDSAVGG
- a CDS encoding SDR family NAD(P)-dependent oxidoreductase, which encodes MTERVTLITGASAGIGAELARVFAANGHRLALTARRADRLEALANELAAKGGRKPIVIACDLENPGAGETIAAALAAEGVELDHLVNNAGFGVFGDAIERDRDEQVGIVDVNVRALTDLSLRFADQLIRNKGGLLNVGSVAGFLPGPGMAVYYASKAYVISFTEALRAELAPRGVRVTVLCPGPVPTEFQARAGVGSGHDTALLNVSAAEVAREAYRGLMANKRAVLPGFGIKIVPFALRFFPRGFILAATSRFQRQRH
- a CDS encoding glutamine amidotransferase yields the protein MSFRTNRFVGAELVPFPRRTPGAATSETLLPVLIILHQESSTPGRVGNALRALGHRLDIRRPRFGDPLPETLDRHAGAVIFGGPMSANDPDDYIRREIDWIEIPLREQRPFLGICLGAQMLAMQLGARVAPHADALTQIGYYPIRPTAAGHALCPAWPAQVYHWHREGFELPVGTELLAEGDDFPVQAFRAGNAFGVQFHPDVTYAMMHRWTTRGYDGFSAPGARQRHHHFADRAVYDAAERAWLDHFMNGWLARRAVLAQAAE
- a CDS encoding enoyl-CoA hydratase; the encoded protein is MAYEHILYEVSDKIATITLNRPDRMNAWTPTMERDVRHAMEASSADDNVRVIILTGAGRAFCAGADMDALKGLDPDDVRRATNLPPFDMNRRPDWQTRYGFYPSIKKPVIAMLNGATAGIGLVHALYCDLRFAADNTVFTTAFARRGLIAEHGISWMLPRIVGHANAMDLLLSARRVPSDEALRIGLVNRLCSPEKLREETYAYARDLADFVSPSAMGVIKRQLYEVPFQTLAEATIEANREMMVALAGSDFREGVASFMEKRPPRFTGR
- a CDS encoding YggT family protein, with amino-acid sequence MRAVLDIVIIVLDLYVWLLIASAILSWLIAFNVVNTRNQFVSAVAEFLYRITEPVLAPIRNFLPSLGGLDISPIILILLIMFIERVILYYIYPNVV
- a CDS encoding DUF167 domain-containing protein — its product is MVANEACKEPWRYSAAGISIALRVTPRGGRDGIDGIEQLSDGRSVLKVRVRAIADGGEANKAVLVLLAKSLGVPKAGVKLLSGATSRLKQIAVDGDPTRLGEALRQLVSGQAKD
- the folD gene encoding bifunctional methylenetetrahydrofolate dehydrogenase/methenyltetrahydrofolate cyclohydrolase FolD is translated as MTAEIIDGKVIAAELRARVAEEVARVKREHNLVPGLAVVLVGSDPASEVYVRSKHTQTQAAGMASFEHKLPADVSQADLLALVAKLNRDPAVHGILVQLPLPKGLNTEAVVNAIDPAKDVDGLHPNNAGRLAGGFEALSPCTPLGCIILTKSVHASLEGMNAIVIGRSNLVGRPLVQLLLNENATVTIAHSRSRDLPGLVKQADLVYAAVGRPEMVRGDWLKPGATVIDVGINRIPKEDGKTRLVGDVAYQEALGVAGAITPVPGGVGQMTVACLLVNTLRAACAIAELPKPAV
- the ppa gene encoding inorganic diphosphatase; translated protein: MRIDAISIGKNVPHEVNVLIEVPVGGEPIKYEMDKEAGTLVVDRFLYTPMRYPGNYGFIPHTLSDDGDPCDVLIINTRAIIPGAVMSVRPVGVLFMEDEAGGDEKILAVPSSKLTQRYDKVKSYSDLPDITLQQIQHFFEHYKDLEKGKWVKILRWGGPEDAHKLILEGMDREKKKKG
- a CDS encoding alpha/beta hydrolase family protein — protein: MRLLNIILALLALLALSTAPLCAQVTFGPSGEEGEPFRRQTWLVPSPDTDIAARALLFRPTGAGPFRLAVVAHASTQNTLRRAQMPQPEYRPLAAFLVARGFAVLVPERLGHGATGGRYVEDQGGCDEADYARSGRATAEEVRLALEFLRKQDFIRKDAAIVLGHSAGGWGALALANVDPKAISAIIAFAPGRGGHANDEPNRICAKHTLLAAATEFGKGARIPVTWLVATNDSYFAPAFSRALADAFRGSGGKVDFHTLPAVGSEGHWMIESEAGVDAARTELDRVLNQPVAPVKRQDNR
- a CDS encoding flavin monoamine oxidase family protein yields the protein MSSLPSSVDVAIIGAGAAGLGAVHALQGSGLSVIVLEARNRLGGRAWTVQASPEVIFDVGCGWLHSADRNSFVAIAKRLNFALNTDLPPWRDRAFGEVFPERERDEFAREIDAFYDRVSEAAEAGADAPAERYLEPGNRWNPMINAVSTYVNGCELDRVSILDMDAYEDTYFNWRVRAGYGALIAAYGASCPVVLNCNVSLIDHSGRRIRIETSSGTLTADKVIVTVPTNLIADEAIRFSPPLPAKVDAAAGLPLGVDDKVVLALEDAEAFPREGNLRGATMRTAMGTYHIRPFGQPCIDGFFGGTFARDLEGAGEGAFAAQSIDEIADYLGNDIRRKLKPLAESRWGHDPFARGAYSHALPGHAGDRAALAAPVDCRLFFAGEATSPNFFTTAHGARDSGERAAKEVLAALLRP
- the typA gene encoding translational GTPase TypA, with translation MNLRNVAIIAHVDHGKTTLVDKLLQQSGTFRENQKVTDRAMDSNDLERERGITILAKAASVQWKDTRINIVDTPGHADFGGEVERILNMVDGALVLVDAAEGPLPQTKFVVSKALKVGLKPIVVINKVDRPDARPTEVINEVFDLFAALDASEEQLDFPILYGSAKQGWMADSPEGPNDKGMEPLFDLILRHVAPPTVEEGPFRMIGTILEANPYLGRIITGRISSGVLKPNQQVKVLNAEGKLVETGRITKILAFRGLERTPLDEAEAGDIVAIAGLTKGTVADTFCDPTVEVPLPAQPIDPPTVSMSFIVNNSPLAGTEGDKVTSRMIRDRLLREAEGNVALRVVEASDKDAMEVSGRGELQLAILIETMRREGFELSVSRPRVVFQKDEATGATMEPIEEVVIDVDEEHSGVVVQKMSERKSELVEMKPSGGNRLRLVFYAPTRGLIGYQGELLTDTRGTAIMNRLFHGYAPYKGEIQGRRNGVLISNDQGEAVAYAMFKLEDRGPMMIEPGWKVYKGMIVGEHTRDNDLEINVLKGKQLTNIRTTSKDEAVRLTPPIRMTLEKALAYIEDDELVEVTPKSIRLRKKHLDPNERKRAEKSKEAVA